In Saccharomyces cerevisiae S288C chromosome XV, complete sequence, the following proteins share a genomic window:
- the AUS1 gene encoding ATP-binding cassette sterol transporter AUS1 (Plasma membrane sterol transporter of the ATP-binding cassette family; required, along with Pdr11p, for uptake of exogenous sterols and their incorporation into the plasma membrane; activity is stimulated by phosphatidylserine; sterol uptake is required for anaerobic growth because sterol biosynthesis requires oxygen; AUS1 has a paralog, PDR11, that arose from the whole genome duplication), translating to MSISKYFTPVADGSLTFNGANIQFGADAQGESKKSYDAEDSMPNPANQLNDITFQAEAGEMVLVLGYPTSTLFKTLFHGKTSLSYSPPGSIKFKNNEFKSFSEKCPHQIIYNNEQDVHFPFLTVEQTIDFALSCKFDIPKGERDQIRNELLREFGLSHVLKTIVGNDFFRGVSGGERKRISIIETFIANGSVYLWDNSTKGLDSATALDFLEILRKMAKATRSVNLVRISQASDKIVDKFDKILMLSDSYQLFYGTVDECLTYFRDTLGIEKDPNDCIIEYLTSILNFQFKNKNLGNLSNSSSASVLKTATGEVTKYTYNSDFDLYDQWKHSSYYRNIKQQIQGSSIDDSIKEVDPSDVSPIFNIPLKKQLLFCTKRAFQRSLGDKAYMTAQFISVVIQSLVIGSLFYEIPLTTIGSYSRGSLTFFSILFFTFLSLADMPIAFQRQPVVKKQSQLHFYTNWVETLSTTVFDYCFKLCLVIVFSIILYFLAHLQYKAARFFIFLLFLSFYNFCMVSLFALTTLVAPTISVANLFAGILLLAIAMYASYVIYLKNMHPWFVWIAYLNPAMYAMEAILSNELYNLKLDCSETIVPRGPTYNDVPFSHKACAWQGATLGNDYVRGRDYLKQGLSYTYHHVWRNFGIIIGFLVFFIACTLFASQYIKPYFNKDEIERNNSRLTRWLPFLNKKRGTRSSARNDSKYVGIPKSHSVSSSSSSLSAVPYQISPSNKEMALNDYNEQPITETVETQKHIISWKNINYTVGTKKLINNASGFISSGLTALMGESGAGKTTLLNVLSQRVETGVVSGEILIDGHPLTDEDAFKRSIGFVQQQDLHLDLLSVKESLEISCLLRGDGDRAYLDTVSNLLKLPSDILVADLNPTQRKLLSIGVELVTKPSLLLFLDEPTSGLDAEAALTIVKFLKQLSLQGQAIFCTIHQPSKSVISHFDNIFLLKRGGECVFFGPMDDACGYFMSHDNTLVYDKEHDNPADFVIDAVGNSNSSAGKDTAEEALTLNKEAIDWSALWESSVEKKLVKKETARLEDDARASGVDYTTSLWKQPSYLQQLALITRRQYICTKRDMTYVMAKYCLNGGAGLFIGFSFWHIKHNIIGLQDSIFFCFMALCVSSPLINQIQDKALKTKEVYVAREARSNTYHWTVLLLSQSIIELPLALTSSTLFFVCAFFSCGFNNAGWSAGVFFLNYMLFAAYYSTLGLWLIYTAPNLQTAAVFVAFIYSFTASFCGVMQPYSLFPTFWKFMYRVSPYTYFVETFVSILLHNWEIKCDMSEMVPGQPLTGQSCGQFMEAFIEEYGGYLHNKNTFTVCAYCTYTVGDDFLKNENMSYDHVWRNFGIEWAFVGFNFFAMFAGYYLTYVARIWPKVFKIITKVIPHRGKKPVQN from the coding sequence AtgtcaatttcaaagtacTTCACTCCCGTTGCTGACGGGTCACTCACTTTCAATGGCGCGAACATTCAATTTGGCGCCGATGCTCAAGGCGAGTCAAAAAAGAGTTATGACGCTGAGGACAGCATGCCGAATCCGGCAAATCAACTAAATGACATAACCTTCCAAGCAGAGGCTGGTGAAATGGTTTTGGTTTTGGGTTATCCCACATCCACTCTATTTAAGACTTTGTTTCATGGTAAAACTAGTTTGTCATACTCTCCTCCAGGCTCGAttaaatttaaaaataatgagtTTAAGAGCTTTTCCGAAAAATGTCCCCACCAAATCATTTACAATAATGAACAAGATGTGCATTTCCCATTTCTAACGGTAGAACAAACAATTGATTTTGCCTTGAGTTGTAAGTTCGATATTCCAAAAGGTGAGCGCGATCAAATAAGAAATGAACTTCTAAGAGAATTCGGCCTGTCTCATGTATTGAAAACTATTGTAggaaatgattttttccGTGGTGTTTCTGGTGGTGAGCGTAAACGTATTTCTATTATTGAAACGTTTATTGCTAATGGTTCCGTTTATCTATGGGATAATTCTACTAAAGGTTTAGATTCCGCCACAGCTCTcgattttttggaaattcttagaaaaatggcaaaagcTACTCGTTCTGTAAACTTAGTCAGAATTTCCCAGGCAAGTGAtaaaattgttgataaGTTTGACAAGATTCTTATGCTATCCGATTCCTACCAGCTTTTCTATGGTACGGTCGATGAGTGTTTGACTTATTTTCGTGACACTTTAGGTATTGAGAAAGATCCTAACGATTGTATTATTGAATATCTGACCTCTATCTTAAATTTTcagttcaaaaataaaaatttggggaatttatcaaattcatcatctGCTAGCGTTCTCAAAACCGCAACAGGGGAAGTCACTAAGTATACTTATAATTCTGATTTCGATTTATATGATCAATGGAAACATTCTTCGTACTATAGAAATATAAAGCAGCAAATCCAGGGGTCTTCAATTGATGACTCCATTAAGGAAGTGGATCCCTCTGATGTCTCACCTATTTTTAATATTCCGTTGAAGAAACAATTATTATTTTGCACAAAAAGAGCTTTTCAACGAAGTTTGGGTGATAAAGCTTATATGACGGCACAATTTATTTCTGTCGTTATTCAATCTTTGGTCATTGGTTCACTGTTTTACGAAATTCCGTTGACTACCATTGGTTCATACTCAAGAGGTTCTTTAACCTTTTTCtccattcttttcttcacttttctttctcttgcAGATATGCCTATTGCCTTCCAAAGACAACCCGTCGTTAAAAAGCAATCCCAACTTCACTTCTATACTAACTGGGTTGAAACCCTTTCAACAACAGTGTTCGACTACTGCTTTAAACTTTGTTTGGTAATTGTATTCAGTATCATCCTATACTTCCTTGCTCACCTGCAATACAAGGCTGcaagatttttcattttcctccTGTTCCTTTCCTTTTACAATTTCTGTATGGTGTCCTTATTCGCTTTGACGACACTAGTTGCTCCAACCATTTCAGTTGCAAATTTATTTGCAGGTATTCTGCTACTAGCTATAGCAATGTATGCTTCTTACGTCATCTACCTGAAAAATATGCATCCTTGGTTTGTATGGATTGCTTATCTAAATCCTGCAATGTACGCTATGGAGGCAATACTGTCTAATGAGCTTTACAATTTGAAGCTGGATTGTAGTGAGACAATTGTTCCAAGAGGTCCTACTTACAACGATGTTCCATTTTCCCATAAGGCCTGTGCTTGGCAAGGTGCTACTCTGGGTAATGATTACGTTAGAGGCCGTGATTACTTGAAGCAAGGTTTATCCTACACGTATCATCATGTGTGGAGAAACTTTGGTATTATCATTGGTTTCCTAGTATTCTTTATTGCCTGTACTCTGTTTGCATCTCAATATATTAAGCCTTATTTCAATAAGGATGAAATAGAGCGCAACAATAGTCGTTTGACAAGATGGCTAccatttttgaataaaaagagaGGTACCAGGTCCTCTGCAAGAAATGACAGTAAGTATGTTGGTATCCCAAAGTCGCACTCCGTTTCGTCTTCCTCGTCTAGCCTGTCGGCTGTTCCATATCAGATATCACCCTCAAATAAGGAAATGGCTCTAAACGATTATAACGAGCAACCTATCACGGAAACAGTAGAGACTCAAAAGCATATCATCTCTTGGAAAAATATCAACTACACAGTTGGTACAAAGAAACTGATTAATAATGCATCCGGTTTCATCAGTTCTGGTTTGACCGCCTTAATGGGTGAGTCCGGTGCAGGTAAAACTACTTTGCTGAATGTCTTATCACAAAGAGTTGAGACAGGTGTTGTTAGCGGCGAAATTTTGATCGATGGCCACCCATTGACAGATGAGGACGCGTTTAAGAGAAGTATTGGTTTTGTTCAACAACAGGATTTGCATCTAGATTTGCTGTCTGTGAAAGAATCTCTGGAAATATCATGTCTTTTGAGAGGTGATGGTGACAGGGCATACTTAGACACTGTTTCAAATTTACTGAAATTGCCATCTGACATTTTAGTCGCTGATTTAAACCCGACTCAAAGGAAGCTTTTATCTATCGGTGTTGAACTTGTTACTAAGCCTTCACTTTTATTATTCCTAGACGAACCAACCTCTGGGCTGGACGCTGAGGCTGCACTAACAATCgtcaaatttttaaaacAACTTTCTTTACAGGGTCAGGCTATTTTTTGTACCATTCATCAGCCTAGTAAAAGTGTCATCAGCCATTTTGAcaatattttcttattgAAAAGGGGTGGTGAATGTGTCTTCTTTGGACCAATGGACGATGCCTGCGGCTATTTCATGTCTCATGACAACACGCTCGTTTACGATAAAGAACATGATAACCCTGCAGATTTCGTCATTGATGCAGTAGGTAACAGTAACTCCTCGGCAGGGAAAGATACAGCGGAGGAAGCTCTTACTTTGAACAAAGAAGCCATAGATTGGAGTGCATTATGGGAATCTTCtgtagaaaagaaactagttaaaaaagaaacagcTAGgttagaagatgatgcTCGTGCGTCTGGTGTTGATTACACAACCTCATTGTGGAAGCAGCCTTCCTACTTACAGCAATTAGCTCTTATTACAAGAAGACAATATATTTGTACGAAAAGAGACATGACTTATGTCATGGCCAAGTACTGTTTGAATGGTGGCGCTGGTTTGTTTATCGGTTTCTCATTTTGGCACATTAAGCATAATATTATCGGTTTGCAGGATAGtatcttcttctgtttcaTGGCTCTTTGTGTTTCATCTCCATTGATCAATCAAATTCAGGACAAAGCCTTGAAAACAAAGGAAGTTTATGTTGCTAGGGAGGCGAGATCTAACACTTATCACTGGactgttcttcttttgtcaCAGTCAATTATTGAACTACCACTGGCACTTACAAGTTCCACACTATTTTTCGTCTGTGCCTTTTTCTCTTGTGGATTTAACAACGCTGGCTGGAGTGCCggtgttttctttttaaacTATATGCTTTTCGCTGCTTATTACTCGACTCTTGGTTTATGGCTGATCTATACTGCTCCTAATCTACAAACTGCTGCTGTTTTTGTTGCGTTTATTTACAGTTTTACAGCATCATTCTGTGGTGTTATGCAACCATACTCTTTGTTTCCaactttttggaaattcATGTACAGGGTTTCGCCATACACATATTTTGTGGAAACTTTTGTTAGTATTCTATTGCATAACTGGGAAATCAAGTGTGACATGTCGGAGATGGTTCCTGGTCAACCTCTGACGGGGCAATCTTGTGGCCAATTTATGGAAGCTTTCATAGAAGAATACGGTGGCTATCTACATAATAAGAACACTTTCACAGTCTGCGCTTATTGTACGTACACTGTTGGCGATGACTTCCTGAAAAATGAGAATATGAGTTACGACCACGTTTGGAGGAACTTTGGTATTGAATGGGCTTTTGTTggtttcaatttctttgcGATGTTTGCTGGTTACTACTTAACTTACGTGGCAAGAATATGGCCAAAGGTCTTTAAAATTATCACCAAAGTAATTCCACACAGAGGGAAGAAGCCTGTACAGAACTAA
- a CDS encoding uncharacterized protein (hypothetical protein): protein MAKSVFNFFHFEILEYLNRFVYHSQYFLPYYCSLEVLGKSRKNWTFQYWCLYITTDKKIIKKKDFYHR from the coding sequence ATGGCAAAATCggttttcaatttctttcattttgaaatattggAGTATTTAAACCGTTTTGTGTATCATTCACAATACTTTCTTCCATACTACTGCTCTCTTGAAGTTCTTGGGAAGAGCCGAAAAAATTGGACATTTCAATATTGGTGCTTATACATTACTACTGAcaagaagataataaaaaagaaagatttctATCACCGATAG
- a CDS encoding uncharacterized protein (hypothetical protein), which translates to MVASSINEESSLAVNLTSDVEKASKTLFKAFEKSYANDYLMKKFFHIPITEKVSRARINAMIHYYTTCYHDLDGEIAEANDFDAVAIWSRPGCHLPATLSDDESFNKIFFSRLDCEEARSHASGNGLLLPLCHRKRS; encoded by the coding sequence ATGGTAGCATCATCGATCAATGAAGAATCCTCTTTGGCGGTAAACTTGACAAGCGATGTAGAGAAGGCTTCGAAAACTTTGTTTAAGGCATTCGAAAAGTCATACGCAAATGACTActtgatgaaaaagttcTTCCATATCCCAATCActgaaaaagtttcaagGGCAAGAATAAATGCAATGATACATTACTACACGACGTGCTACCATGACTTGGATGGTGAAATTGCTGAGGCAAATGATTTCGATGCAGTCGCAATATGGAGCCGCCCTGGGTGCCACTTGCCTGCTACACTATCTGACGACGAGTCTTTCaataagatttttttttcacgaCTTGACTGTGAGGAAGCACGAAGTCATGCCTCTGGGAATGGACTATTACTACCTTTATGCCATCGGAAAAGATCCTAG
- the RTS1 gene encoding protein phosphatase 2A regulatory subunit RTS1 (B-type regulatory subunit of protein phosphatase 2A (PP2A); Rts1p and Cdc55p are alternative regulatory subunits for PP2A catalytic subunits, Pph21p and Pph22p; PP2A-Rts1p protects cohesin when recruited by Sgo1p to the pericentromere; highly enriched at centromeres in the absence of Cdc55p; required for maintenance of septin ring organization during cytokinesis, for ring disassembly in G1 and for dephosphorylation of septin, Shs1p; homolog of the mammalian B' subunit of PP2A) produces the protein MMRGFKQRLIKKTTGSSSSSSSKKKDKEKEKEKSSTTSSTSKKPASASSSSHGTTHSSASSTGSKSTTEKGKQSGSVPSQGKHHSSSTSKTKTATTPSSSSSSSRSSSVSRSGSSSTKKTSSRKGQEQSKQSQQPSQSQKQGSSSSSAAIMNPTPVLTVTKDDKSTSGEDHAHPTLLGAVSAVPSSPISNASGTAVSSDVENGNSNNNNMNINTSNTQDANHASSQSIDIPRSSHSFERLPTPTKLNPDTDLELIKTPQRHSSSRFEPSRYTPLTKLPNFNEVSPEERIPLFIAKVDQCNTMFDFNDPSFDIQGKEIKRSTLDELIEFLVTNRFTYTNEMYAHVVNMFKINLFRPIPPPVNPVGDIYDPDEDEPVNELAWPHMQAVYEFFLRFVESPDFNHQIAKQYIDQDFILKLLELFDSEDIRERDCLKTTLHRIYGKFLSLRSFIRRSMNNIFLQFIYETEKFNGVAELLEILGSIINGFALPLKEEHKVFLVRILIPLHKVRCLSLYHPQLAYCIVQFLEKDPLLTEEVVMGLLRYWPKINSTKEIMFLNEIEDIFEVIEPLEFIKVEVPLFVQLAKCISSPHFQVAEKVLSYWNNEYFLNLCIENAEVILPIIFPALYELTSQLELDTANGEDSISDPYMLVEQAINSGSWNRAIHAMAFKALKIFLETNPVLYENCNALYLSSVKETQQRKVQREENWSKLEEYVKNLRINNDKDQYTIKNPELRNSFNTASENNTLNEENENDCDSEIQ, from the coding sequence ATGATGCGTGGTTTCAAGCAAAGATTAATAAAGAAGACCACCGggtcttcttcttcttcaagcagtaaaaagaaggacaaagagaaggaaaaagaaaaaagttccACTACCTCATCCACATCAAAGAAGCCCGCTTCGGCTAGTAGCTCTTCCCACGGGACTACTCACAGTTCTGCCAGCAGTACCGGATCAAAGTCTACAACTGAGAAGGGCAAGCAATCTGGTAGTGTTCCCTCGCAAGGGAAGCATCATAGTAGCTCTacatcaaaaacaaaaacagcGACGACCCCTTCTTCCAGCAGCAGTAGCAGTAGAAGTTCAAGTGTCAGTCGCTCCGGTTCAAGCTCcacaaagaaaacaagtTCAAGAAAAGGACAAGAACAGTCCAAACAATCGCAACAGCCATCACAATCTCAAAAGCAAggatcttcttcatcatctgcCGCTATAATGAACCCCACTCCAGTACTCACTGTTACTAAGGACGACAAAAGCACTTCTGGTGAAGATCATGCACATCCTACTTTGCTGGGGGCAGTATCCGCTGTTCCATCATCTCCCATTTCAAATGCTTCAGGTACAGCAGTTTCTTCTGATGTAGAAAATGgtaatagtaataataacaatatgAATATTAATACTAGTAATACTCAGGATGCAAACCACGCCTCCTCACAAAGTATCGACATTCCGAGATCATCACACTCATTTGAGAGACTACCAACACCCACAAAACTTAACCCTGACACAGATTTAGAGTTAATTAAGACTCCCCAACGTCATTCTTCATCTAGATTCGAGCCATCTAGATATACGCCATTAACGAAATTGCCAAATTTTAATGAAGTTTCTCCTGAAGAAAGAATCCCTTTGTTCATTGCCAAAGTTGACCAGTGTAACACTATGTTTGACTTTAATGATCCAAGTTTTGACATTCAAGGTAAAGAGATTAAAAGAAGCACCTTAGATGAGCTAATAGAATTCCTTGTAACAAATAGGTTCACTTACACGAATGAGATGTACGCTCATGTGGTGAACATGTTCAAAATCAATCTGTTTAGACCTATTCCACCACCAGTAAATCCAGTTGGTGACATTTATGACccagatgaagatgaaccTGTTAACGAACTAGCCTGGCCTCATATGCAAGCTGTTTACGAATTCTTTTTAAGGTTTGTGGAAAGTCCTGATTTCAATCATCAGATTGCTAAACAATATATTGATCAGGACTTTATTTTAAAGTTACTGGAATTATTTGATAGCGAAGATATCAGAGAAAGAGACTGTTTGAAAACGACACTGCATAGAATATATGGGAAGTTCTTATCATTAAGAAGCTTTATTCGTCGGTCGatgaataatatttttttgcaatttATTTATGAGACTGAGAAGTTTAACGGTGTGGCAGAATTGTTAGAAATTTTGGGTTCCATAATTAATGGATTTGCACTTCCATTAAAGGAAGAGCACAAGGTTTTCTTGGTGAGGATATTGATACCATTACACAAGGTCCGTTGTTTATCATTATACCACCCTCAGTTGGCTTACTGTATCGTTCAATTTCTCGAAAAAGATCCTTTATTAACCGAAGAGGTAGTTATGGGCTTACTGCGTTATTggccaaaaataaattcCACAAAAGAGATAATGTTTCTAAATGAAATCGAggatatttttgaagtgATCGAACCGCTGGAATTTATTAAAGTAGAAGTTCCGTTATTTGTTCAATTAGCTAAGTGTATTTCTTCTCCACATTTCCAAGTGGCGGAAAAGGTTTTAAGTTATTGgaataatgaatatttCTTAAACTTATGTATCGAAAATGCCGAAGTCATCCTACCCATTATATTTCCTGCATTATATGAATTAACTTCTCAGTTAGAGCTAGATACAGCAAATGGCGAAGATAGCATTTCAGACCCTTACATGCTTGTTGAGCAAGCAATCAATTCTGGTTCGTGGAATAGGGCAATTCATGCTATGGCATTCAAGgcattgaaaatttttctggAAACAAACCCAGTATTGTACGAAAACTGTAATGCATTGTACTTATCAAGTGTAAAAGAAACTCAACAGCGTAAGGTGCAACGTGAAGAAAATTGGAGCAAACTTGAAGAATATGTAAAAAATCTAAGGATTAACAATGATAAGGACCAATACACAATCAAAAACCCAGAATTAAGAAACAGTTTCAACACAGCAAGTGAGAATAACACATTAAATGAAGAGAACGAAAATGATTGTGACAGCGAGATACAGTGA
- a CDS encoding uncharacterized protein (hypothetical protein; conserved among S. cerevisiae strains; YOR015W is not an essential gene): MPHFKRAAVYEEQKRTGKWGQLVEETKDRIPEYSNKTIAKISHLDNGCLWPEIKVSFSHHLSILQSMCLHFIISILFSKYIFVFLFAFLLPSAFPLFILHSTLFRKPCLSIIGFLKTKV, encoded by the coding sequence ATGCCACATTTCAAAAGAGCAGCAGTATATGAAGAGCAAAAAAGAACTGGTAAATGGGGTCAACTTGTTGAAGAAACCAAAGATAGAATCCCCGAATATTCGAACAAAACTATAGCAAAGATAAGCCACTTGGACAATGGTTGTTTGTGGCCTGAGATAAAGGTCTctttttctcatcatttgagCATACTTCAATCGATGTGTcttcattttattatttctaTACTTTTCTCCAAATATATCTtcgtttttcttttcgctTTCCTTCTTCCTTCTGCCTTTCCTCTATTTATTTTGCACTCCACTCTTTTCCGTAAACCTTGCCTATCTATTATTggatttttgaaaactaaAGTATAA
- the ERP4 gene encoding Erp4p (Member of the p24 family involved in ER to Golgi transport; similar to Emp24p and Erv25p; ERP4 has a paralog, ERP2, that arose from the whole genome duplication), with protein MRVFTLIAILFSSSLLTHAFSSNYAPVGISLPAFTKECLYYDLSSDKDVLVVSYQVLTGGNFEIDFDITAPDGSVIVTERQKKHSDFLLKSFGIGKYTFCLSNNYGTSPKKVEITLEKEKEIVSSHESKEDIIANNAIEEIDRNLNKITKTMDYLRAREWRNMYTVSSTESRLTWLSLLIMGVMVGISIVQALIIQFFFTSRQKNYV; from the coding sequence ATGCGCGTTTTTACTTTGATTGCGATTTTGTTTAGTTCATCTTTGTTAACACATGCATTCTCCTCTAATTATGCTCCTGTAGGCATATCATTACCTGCTTTTACCAAAGAATGTCTTTACTATGATTTATCCTCTGATAAAGATGTCCTTGTGGTCAGTTACCAAGTTTTGACAGGTGGGAATTTCGAGATAGACTTCGATATTACCGCCCCTGATGGCTCTGTTATCGTCACTGAAAGACAAAAGAAGCATTCTGATTTTCTACTGAAGTCGTTTGGTATAGGTAAGTACACTTTCTGTTTGAGTAATAACTACGGCACTTCCCCAAAGAAAGTTGAAATCACCCtcgaaaaggaaaaggaaattgttTCTTCCCATGAAAGCAAAGAGGACATAATCGCAAACAACGCCATCGAGGAAATTGATAGGAACCTGAATAAGATCACCAAAACAATGGATTATTTAAGGGCTAGAGAATGGAGAAACATGTATACTGTGAGTTCTACTGAGTCAAGATTAACATGGCTCTCATTACTAATTATGGGGGTAATGGTTGGTATCAGTATAGTGCAGGCATTAATTATTCAGTTCTTTTTTACCAGTCGCCAAAAAAACTACGTATAG